One window from the genome of Amycolatopsis sp. NBC_01480 encodes:
- a CDS encoding helix-turn-helix domain-containing protein: protein MTDDHSDARPADLFPTEISVDIVHELSDHYAAGDTLEILVARYPYSYRKIRTALIDAGVTLRPPRILLPPTPPGLVNAYLNGRSIRQLATTHGMSYSQTRNILLAEGVELRRRGQP from the coding sequence GTGACTGACGATCACAGCGATGCGCGTCCGGCGGATCTCTTCCCTACTGAGATCTCCGTCGACATCGTGCACGAGCTTTCGGACCACTACGCCGCAGGGGACACTCTGGAAATCCTGGTCGCGCGCTACCCCTACAGCTACCGCAAGATCCGCACAGCCCTGATCGACGCCGGCGTCACCCTGCGTCCACCAAGAATCCTGCTGCCGCCGACGCCACCCGGGTTGGTCAACGCCTATCTCAACGGGCGGTCGATCCGTCAGCTTGCGACCACCCACGGCATGTCGTACAGCCAGACGCGCAACATCCTGCTCGCCGAGGGTGTCGAACTCCGCCGACGCGGCCAGCCATGA
- a CDS encoding AlbA family DNA-binding domain-containing protein — protein sequence MTAEKKIGIRFLKSTGKLHLDDQRARDEFDGFGLDRLSGTSFFAPYPEIRSLRLSSLRAALIAANKAEATGGGFCNHIYLPKVASLIVSMTEYFDGKHSPVHHHWFDLDNQERLLLCLQIDFNREEWDSSLIEQTISPMLETVGGNYVDADQFGDGPFVGNSWLWNLRFQPPARSTVSSALKLAATIEKLLKVVDEGKPDSSTTWNLICAGHAQVLYGQPESEWLEVKVHDWDLSTEGGKIELSQDIARFANGDNEGILIVGLGTKYIDGVEWVIRGPIQQFTQRDATRHHKVLDQRIYPPIDGLRVNAVDSGNGGTLLAFKIPKQAAELKPFLVHGVIVESKTEGAFFSVVRRRGEHSIPVTAQALHAQIAAGRAFLRLGTGSAEEKAPSTAEDTS from the coding sequence ATGACAGCAGAGAAAAAGATTGGGATTCGCTTCTTGAAGTCAACCGGAAAGTTGCACCTCGACGACCAAAGAGCAAGAGACGAGTTCGACGGATTTGGTCTCGACCGCCTGTCTGGTACGAGCTTCTTTGCTCCATATCCCGAGATTCGATCACTACGCCTCTCCTCTCTACGTGCCGCTCTAATCGCGGCCAACAAGGCCGAAGCGACAGGCGGCGGTTTCTGCAATCATATCTACCTCCCAAAGGTTGCATCATTAATCGTATCAATGACGGAGTACTTCGATGGCAAACACTCTCCCGTTCACCACCATTGGTTTGATCTCGACAATCAAGAAAGACTATTACTCTGCCTTCAGATCGATTTCAACAGAGAAGAGTGGGACAGCAGCCTAATTGAGCAGACTATTTCCCCAATGCTTGAAACAGTTGGCGGGAACTACGTGGACGCCGACCAATTTGGCGATGGCCCATTTGTCGGAAATTCATGGCTTTGGAACTTGCGTTTTCAGCCGCCGGCACGCTCTACCGTAAGCTCGGCTTTGAAGCTTGCCGCGACAATCGAAAAGCTTCTTAAGGTAGTTGACGAAGGAAAGCCCGACAGCTCAACGACATGGAATCTGATCTGCGCCGGACACGCGCAAGTGCTCTACGGTCAACCTGAGTCGGAATGGCTAGAAGTAAAGGTACACGACTGGGACCTATCCACAGAAGGCGGAAAGATCGAGCTGTCGCAGGATATTGCTCGATTCGCCAACGGAGACAACGAGGGTATCTTAATCGTCGGATTGGGCACGAAATACATAGACGGTGTCGAGTGGGTAATCCGGGGGCCGATTCAGCAATTTACCCAACGAGACGCCACGCGGCACCACAAAGTACTTGATCAGCGCATCTATCCCCCTATAGACGGCCTTCGAGTAAATGCGGTCGACAGCGGCAACGGTGGCACTCTGCTCGCCTTCAAGATACCTAAGCAAGCAGCAGAACTAAAACCCTTTCTCGTGCATGGTGTGATCGTCGAATCAAAGACTGAAGGTGCCTTTTTTAGCGTCGTCCGTCGCCGCGGGGAACACTCGATCCCGGTTACAGCTCAAGCACTGCACGCACAAATAGCCGCAGGTCGAGCATTCTTGCGCCTAGGCACCGGAAGTGCAGAAGAAAAAGCGCCATCAACGGCCGAGGACACTTCGTAG
- a CDS encoding MarR family transcriptional regulator: MTPGERPSVPAFQRDLDPLLLLPVRLFVACLLADMCWCEDVAVRGALRLGERSFAQHVESLRAAGYLVTRVEGRRTKLRLTALGLDRLAEHVTALQTVARTAAELVAAQRADLLPPKRPEP; the protein is encoded by the coding sequence ATGACGCCCGGCGAGCGACCTAGTGTGCCTGCCTTTCAGCGGGACCTTGACCCGCTGCTTCTCCTGCCTGTGCGGCTGTTCGTCGCATGTTTGCTGGCAGACATGTGCTGGTGCGAGGACGTCGCCGTTCGGGGCGCGTTGCGCCTTGGTGAGCGGAGCTTCGCGCAGCACGTCGAGAGTCTGCGCGCGGCCGGGTACCTGGTGACTCGTGTCGAAGGACGCCGGACCAAACTCCGCCTCACCGCGCTCGGGCTTGACCGGCTGGCTGAGCACGTGACTGCCCTCCAGACGGTCGCGCGCACGGCTGCCGAACTCGTCGCCGCACAGCGCGCCGATCTTCTGCCGCCAAAGCGTCCGGAGCCGTGA